In Aulosira sp. FACHB-615, the DNA window TTTGGTAGATTACATAAAAAATCCCACTACTTATGACGGGGAAGAGGAAATCTCTGAATTACACCCCAGTCTCAAGAGTGCAGATATTTTCACAACAATGCGAAATCTGACCGAAGACGATTTGGTAGCCATAGCTGGTCACATCCTCCTGCAACCTAAAGTCGTAGGTACCAAGTGGGGCGGTGGCAAAATATATTACTAAACCTCAGTCATAATTGCTGAGTATTGGGGAATTAGATACTGGGAAGAAACAAGCATGTAAGGATGAAGGATGAAGTATGAAATTTTACTTCTACTCTTTAAGCTTAATTCTGCAATCTTGATACTTCACAGTGACTAATTCCCAATCTCTATAATTTTTTAAGAATTAAACCTGATTTTTGGGATTTTTTACTTGACGGAAAGGCTATTTAGTGTATAAAAATCAGAGTTATTTCTGATTTTGAGGTTGCTGAATATTAATTTATGACCCGATAAATAAAATAAATTGGATCTACGACATATTGTCAAACTTTGGCGTTGATTTTATTTAAAATGAGATAGGGACTATAAAACCATCTGTTAGGAGAAAGTCATGAAATTGATTGCGGCAAGTCTGAGACGCTTGAGCCTAGCTGTGTTGACCATGATTTTAGTTGTCAGCAGCTTTGCTATTTTTACACCTTCAGCCTCTGCTGAAACCCACCAAATCAAGTTGGGTAGCGATAAAGGAATGCTGGCATTTGAACCCAGCAAGGTAACAGTGAAGCCCGGCGATACAATTGAATGGGTAAACAACAAAGTTCCTCCCCATAACGTTGTCTTTGATGCGGCTCTCAACCCTGCTAAGAGTGCAGATTTAGCTAAATCTCTGTCTCATAAACAGATGTTAATGAGTCCTGGTCAAACACAAACAACCACCATCCCAGCTGATGCACCTGCTGGTGATTACACCTTCTATTGCGAACCCCATCGTGGTGCCGGTATGGTTGGCCACATCATTGTTCAATAGTAGAAATAGCACTGGCGAAACTAGATAATTTTCTAGCTCTTCAGGAAAATTGAAAAACTAAGAAACGCCACAGCCTGGCGCATACAACAAATCAACTAATAGCGGTGACGAGTTTGATTTCCGCCCACAATGCTCAACAGCGCCCAGCGATGTTTAGAGATTGACTCGTCACCGCTAATTTTATTTAAATGTAAAACTGATAAAATGTAGCAGTCAAAGTATAGATGAGAACTCTATTTAGGCGCTAGAGTCTGGAGAATAACTTGAGAAGACTGTTATTAATTTTATTTCTAGCGATCGCGCTCTTCCAATTAACATTTACTTATCCAGCACTAGCCGCCGAAACTTCCAACGGTGCCAAAATCTTTAGTGCCAATTGCGCTTCTTGTCACATAGGTGGCGGTAATATTCTCGTTTCCGAAAAAACCTTAAACAAAGAAGCACTATCAAAATACTTGGCAGACTATAACACCGACTCACTTCAGGCAATTATTCATCAAATCCAAAATGGCAAAAATGCCATGCCATCCTTCAAAAACAAGTTAACACCTGAAGAAATTTTGGATGTCGCTGCTTACGTCTTTCAAAAAGCCGAACAAGGTTGGTAGATGTGAAAAAGAGGCTAGTGCCGCTACGCGGAAGTCAAAAGTCAAAAGTCAAAAGTCAAAAAGCTTATATCAAAAGCTTTTCACTAACTTGAAATGGTATCTTTATTTCCGCCACGTTGTACTAGGGACTAGTACAACAAGGCAAAAGTAGAAAGAAAGAGTTTTTATACCACAAGATTTTTACTCTAGGAATTAAAATCTTTGCCTTTTACCTTTTGCCTTTTGCTTTTTACCTACACATTAGCCTGTTGACGCTGATAAAGAGACCAATACAAACCCTTCTGCTGTAAAAGTTGCGTGTGAGTACCCCTTTCCGCAATTACGCCTTTCTCCATTACCAAAATTAAATCAGCCCGTTTGAGTGGTGCAAAGCGATGAGCAATCAAAAACACTGTGCGATTTTCCGAAACTTTTTGGAGGTTTTGGAGTACTTGTTGTTCGGTTTCACTATCTAAAGCACTGGTCGCTTCATCCAAAATTAAAATCGGAGCATCGGATAAAAACAAGCGTGCTAAAGCAATCCTTTGGCGCTGTCCACCAGATAAAGCTGTACCTCTCTCTCCCACATTCGTCTCATAACCGAATGGCAATTGACTGATAAAATCATGGGCTACAGCTAATCTCGCAGCTTCTACTACCTGTTCCGCCGTAATATTGGGATTGCCCAAGGTAATATTTTCTAAAATCGAACCATTAAACAAAAAGTCCTCTTGCAAAACAACGCTAATTTGTTGCCTTAGTGATGCCAAATCAGCACTCTTAATATCAAAACCATCAATTAAGATGCGTCCTGATTCAATTTGATACAATCGCTGCAACAGCTTGGACAGGGTACTTTTACCCGAACCACTACGTCCGACTATGCCAATAAACTGCCCTGGCTGGACATCAAACGTAATGCCGCGTAACACTGGTTCAGTATGGGCTTGGTAACGGAAAAATACCTGTTCAAAATTTACTTGCCCTTTTAATGCGGGTAAAACTAATCCTGTGCCTGGTTCGGCTTCTGGGGCTGTGTTGAGAATATCACCAATTCTATCGACAGAGAGTAATACTTGTTGGAGATTTTGCCACAGTTGTACCAACCGCAATAGTGGTGCTGTCACCCGTCCCGATAACATCTGAAAAGCTACCAACTGACCAATTGTTAATTGTTGGTCAATTACCAGTTTTGCGCCCACCCAAAGAATCAGTAAAGTCGAAAAATTGGTAAGAAAGTCCCCAATATTACTACTGATATTTGATGTAGTCGAGGCTTTGAAACCAGTACGAATAAATCGGGCAAATAACCCTTCCCAACGTTCCCGCGCCACTGGTTCAGCTGCATGGGCTTTCACAGAATGAATGCCTGTAATTGTCTCTACCAAAAACGATTGACTGTCTGCACTGCGGTTAAAGGTTTCGTTTAGCCAGTTGCGTAAAATTGGCGTGGAAACAATTGTTAAAGTGGCAAACAATGGCAACACTGCCAAAGCGACAAAAGTTAAAGGGATGTTGTAGTAAAACATCAATGCCAAATAAACAACGGCAAAGATGCTGTCGAGAATTACTGTTAAAGCTGTACCTGTGAGAAATTGCCGGATTTGTTCGAGTTCTTGAACACGGGCAACAGTATCACCCACCCGCCGCGATTCAAAGTAAGCTAACGGCAAGCGCATCAGGTGGCGAAATAGCTGCGCCGACAAGCTTAAATCTAAGCGCCTAGCTGTATGGGTAAAGATGAAGAGGCGTAAAGTACCCAGCATCGCCTCAAAGCAAGCAATTAACAATAAAGCTATAGCCATCACATCCAAGGTGGGCAAGCTTTCTTGCACCATCACCTTATCGATGATGACTTGAGTAATGAGGGGTGTACCTAACCCAAACAGTTGTAATGTTAAGGATGCCAGTAAAACTTCCCCTAATAATCCCTTGTATTTCCAGACAGCCGGAATAAACCAACTGAGGTTGAACTTTTCATGTTTATTAATCAGTTCTACTTGCCACAGTTGCCCATCCCATACAGCTTCGACAATTGATTGGGGAAGAGTTTCACAGATTTGCCCTGGATTTAAGGGATTCGCCACAATTAAGCGGGAGCCTTTGATGGCGTAAACCACTACCCAACTTGCTTGGGATTGATTTTCGTTTTGCCATAACATCAAAGCCGGAAAGGAAAGTTTGGGTAGTTCTTCCCAACTCACTTGGAGTCGTCGCAATACTAGTCCGAGTTTTTCGCCAGCTTCGACGATTTGTTTGGGGTTTTGTCCGCGCAGTTGGCGCTGTACCCATTCTAGTTGCACTGGGTTGTCTAGGTGTTGCGCCACCATTGTCAGACAGGCGGCGGCGGTATTACCGTGGGCAATAAAAGGATAATTGGAGTTATCTGGAGTGCGGTTGAGTAATTCTTGGAGAGTTGGCGGCTGAGTTTCGGGACTAATAGTTGTGGCTGGTAGGGGCAGTTGTGGTTCGAGGCTGGGTTGGGGTTCAGAATTGCTGGGTGCGGCGGCGGCTGGGAAACCAGAGAAGAACTGTTCAATTTCGGGAGTGCTAAATTCTGTCCACAGCGAACTGTCCCAACAAGCCACGATGACTTCTTTACTGGCGGCTATGGCTTTGCAGTCTAATGCGATTTTGTAGAGGTCGCCGAACCAATCTCCTGTTTGTAAAGCAGCGATCGCTTTGCTATCTTGTTCTTGTCTGAGCCTGACTTTACCTGAGACTATGTAGTATTGGTAGCCGCGTTTTTGCGTTGACCAGATTTTTTCTCCTAATTGGTAACGATGGATAACTAACTGATTACGTAATCTGGCTTGTTGTTCGCTACTTAGCCAACATAAAGGCCCTTGCTGCCAAGGTATTTCTGCTATAGCGTTAATTTCTAAAGATTCATGATCCAGATTTGTTAACCCATCTGTAATTTCACTGTTAGCTTTTGAATTTTCTCTGCTAGCCATTTTTCAAATAACTCATTTTGTAATGCTTGTTGGAGTTGAGTATCTTCTAAAGACGCTGGCAGAAATTGTTCGACTCGAAACAAACCATAACGTCCTTCTAGTTCTATTGGCCCCACCAATTGTCCAGAACTAGCAACATCAATCGCTGCCCGCAATGTATCTGGCATGGTGCCACGGCTGATTGCTCCCATCATGCCGTTCATTATGCGATCGTCTGTTAGGGAATATTCTCTGGCTAGTTGTTCAAAGTTGGCTCCTTCTTCGATTTGGGTTCTGAGTTCTTCGCAAAGTTCTTGATTATCAACAATAATGCGAGAAATGACGACGCGATCTAAATAAATTTTTCTTTCAATAAAGTATTCGGGAATGT includes these proteins:
- the petE gene encoding plastocyanin, with amino-acid sequence MKLIAASLRRLSLAVLTMILVVSSFAIFTPSASAETHQIKLGSDKGMLAFEPSKVTVKPGDTIEWVNNKVPPHNVVFDAALNPAKSADLAKSLSHKQMLMSPGQTQTTTIPADAPAGDYTFYCEPHRGAGMVGHIIVQ
- the petJ gene encoding cytochrome c6 PetJ translates to MRRLLLILFLAIALFQLTFTYPALAAETSNGAKIFSANCASCHIGGGNILVSEKTLNKEALSKYLADYNTDSLQAIIHQIQNGKNAMPSFKNKLTPEEILDVAAYVFQKAEQGW
- a CDS encoding peptidase domain-containing ABC transporter, whose amino-acid sequence is MASRENSKANSEITDGLTNLDHESLEINAIAEIPWQQGPLCWLSSEQQARLRNQLVIHRYQLGEKIWSTQKRGYQYYIVSGKVRLRQEQDSKAIAALQTGDWFGDLYKIALDCKAIAASKEVIVACWDSSLWTEFSTPEIEQFFSGFPAAAAPSNSEPQPSLEPQLPLPATTISPETQPPTLQELLNRTPDNSNYPFIAHGNTAAACLTMVAQHLDNPVQLEWVQRQLRGQNPKQIVEAGEKLGLVLRRLQVSWEELPKLSFPALMLWQNENQSQASWVVVYAIKGSRLIVANPLNPGQICETLPQSIVEAVWDGQLWQVELINKHEKFNLSWFIPAVWKYKGLLGEVLLASLTLQLFGLGTPLITQVIIDKVMVQESLPTLDVMAIALLLIACFEAMLGTLRLFIFTHTARRLDLSLSAQLFRHLMRLPLAYFESRRVGDTVARVQELEQIRQFLTGTALTVILDSIFAVVYLALMFYYNIPLTFVALAVLPLFATLTIVSTPILRNWLNETFNRSADSQSFLVETITGIHSVKAHAAEPVARERWEGLFARFIRTGFKASTTSNISSNIGDFLTNFSTLLILWVGAKLVIDQQLTIGQLVAFQMLSGRVTAPLLRLVQLWQNLQQVLLSVDRIGDILNTAPEAEPGTGLVLPALKGQVNFEQVFFRYQAHTEPVLRGITFDVQPGQFIGIVGRSGSGKSTLSKLLQRLYQIESGRILIDGFDIKSADLASLRQQISVVLQEDFLFNGSILENITLGNPNITAEQVVEAARLAVAHDFISQLPFGYETNVGERGTALSGGQRQRIALARLFLSDAPILILDEATSALDSETEQQVLQNLQKVSENRTVFLIAHRFAPLKRADLILVMEKGVIAERGTHTQLLQQKGLYWSLYQRQQANV
- a CDS encoding peptidylprolyl isomerase gives rise to the protein MESLSFLSINDHPLPITQAVKYLQASGKLSQFIGDILRQYVIEQEIQTRDDLDINPALTEQAVIDFRLKNQLTQPQTFQEWLQTNGTDYETFHRSITLGFKLEKLKTLVTQPHIPEYFIERKIYLDRVVISRIIVDNQELCEELRTQIEEGANFEQLAREYSLTDDRIMNGMMGAISRGTMPDTLRAAIDVASSGQLVGPIELEGRYGLFRVEQFLPASLEDTQLQQALQNELFEKWLAEKIQKLTVKLQMG